A single Pseudodesulfovibrio aespoeensis Aspo-2 DNA region contains:
- a CDS encoding phosphoglycerate dehydrogenase has translation MRILANDGLVDEAVKYLKKEGFTIETEKRDEDDLISEIGSFDALLVRSATKVTRAVLEAGVRDGGRLKIVGRGGVGTDNIDLEAAKELGVIVKFAPNGNTNATAEHALGLMFAIARRVPFAHHTLMDGVWHKKRFSGVELFGKTLGIIGCGRIGQALAGKAGALGMKVIGFDLYRSIDAPLEYVDTVPELLERSDFVSLHCGGAEPVIKEEELKIMKDTAFLINASRGRNVSEDALYDALKTGTIAGAALDCYETEPKREGMPFECKLRELDNIVLSAHLGASTRNAGIRTGLEIAEVVTGYLRRGEFNNSVNVGQTVDDEGSDVYTIFITHEDTPGMFGKFGTVMGEMGVNIRENNSRRLGDQVQTVYIVHTQPGDAVREALTAIKGVSRVSL, from the coding sequence ATGCGCATACTTGCCAACGACGGGCTGGTGGACGAGGCCGTCAAGTATCTGAAAAAGGAAGGATTCACCATCGAGACCGAGAAGCGCGACGAGGACGACCTCATCAGCGAGATCGGTTCCTTTGACGCGCTTTTGGTGCGCTCGGCCACCAAGGTCACCCGCGCCGTGCTCGAAGCGGGCGTGCGCGACGGCGGTCGGCTCAAGATCGTGGGCCGCGGCGGCGTGGGCACGGACAACATTGACCTTGAAGCGGCCAAGGAGCTTGGCGTCATCGTCAAGTTCGCGCCCAACGGCAACACCAACGCCACGGCAGAGCACGCCCTGGGCCTGATGTTCGCCATCGCCCGGCGCGTGCCCTTTGCCCACCACACCCTCATGGACGGCGTCTGGCACAAGAAGCGGTTCAGCGGGGTGGAACTGTTCGGCAAGACGCTGGGCATCATCGGCTGCGGTCGCATCGGTCAGGCCCTGGCTGGCAAGGCGGGCGCGCTGGGCATGAAGGTCATCGGTTTTGACCTGTACCGCTCCATCGACGCCCCCCTTGAATACGTGGACACAGTTCCCGAGCTGCTGGAGCGGTCCGATTTCGTCAGCCTGCATTGCGGCGGCGCCGAGCCGGTCATCAAAGAGGAAGAATTGAAGATCATGAAGGACACCGCCTTCCTGATCAACGCCTCGCGCGGCAGGAACGTCAGCGAGGATGCTCTGTATGACGCGCTGAAGACCGGCACCATCGCCGGGGCCGCGCTCGACTGCTACGAGACAGAGCCCAAGCGCGAGGGCATGCCCTTTGAGTGCAAGCTGCGCGAGCTGGACAACATCGTCCTGTCCGCCCACCTGGGCGCGTCCACCCGCAACGCGGGCATCCGCACCGGCCTGGAGATCGCCGAGGTGGTCACCGGCTACTTGCGGCGCGGCGAGTTCAACAACTCGGTCAACGTCGGCCAGACCGTGGATGACGAGGGCTCGGATGTCTACACCATCTTCATCACCCATGAGGACACGCCCGGCATGTTCGGCAAATTCGGCACGGTCATGGGCGAGATGGGGGTCAACATCCGCGAGAACAACTCCCGCCGCCTGGGCGATCAGGTCCAGACCGTGTACATCGTCCACACCCAGCCGGGCGATGCGGTGCGCGAAGCACTGACCGCCATCAAAGGCGTGAGCCGGGTCTCCTTGTAG
- a CDS encoding pyridoxal-phosphate-dependent aminotransferase family protein has translation MNKPNFAPLKLFITGPTYIRDDVKQAALLPEFGHRDTENDLRFGPIRENLRILAGAGAAYEPVLFLGSGSTAMEASIRSLVAEGETLLNVSVGAFGDHYYNIAVANGKKAENLKFDYGQAIDMAVLEKKLVELKPAVVSFTHNETSTGVTNDMKAVCALIRKHGAMPLVDGVSIFGGADLDLANSGAAMYSTATQKSLALPAGFGIGFISREAEEKSKTVTCKGHTTDITKQLERARKNQTLTTPNCTLANQMCVQLERIVKEEGVANRFARHAEMRGMVEAWVSRLDGFEMFAPKGYRSPTVSAVLCPAGVTTGQLKKGVKESLRGQGYLMDPGYGKLNAALEAEGRRLVIRVGHMGDITPDMLAEYLGKLEAELKKLQ, from the coding sequence ATGAATAAGCCGAATTTTGCGCCTTTGAAATTGTTCATTACCGGCCCGACCTATATTCGGGACGATGTCAAGCAGGCCGCGTTGCTGCCCGAGTTCGGGCATCGCGACACCGAGAACGACCTGCGTTTCGGTCCCATCCGGGAGAATCTGAGGATACTGGCCGGGGCGGGTGCCGCCTACGAGCCGGTCCTGTTCCTTGGCTCCGGCTCCACGGCCATGGAGGCGTCCATCCGCTCCCTGGTGGCCGAGGGCGAGACGTTGCTCAACGTGTCCGTGGGCGCGTTTGGCGACCATTACTACAATATCGCCGTGGCCAACGGCAAAAAAGCCGAGAATCTCAAGTTCGACTACGGGCAGGCCATCGACATGGCTGTGCTGGAAAAGAAGCTGGTCGAGCTCAAGCCTGCCGTGGTCTCCTTCACCCACAACGAGACCTCCACCGGTGTGACCAACGACATGAAGGCGGTCTGCGCCCTGATCCGCAAACACGGCGCCATGCCCCTGGTGGACGGCGTGTCCATCTTCGGCGGCGCGGACCTGGACCTCGCCAACTCCGGGGCGGCCATGTACTCCACGGCCACCCAGAAGTCCCTGGCCCTGCCCGCCGGGTTCGGCATCGGCTTCATCAGCCGCGAGGCCGAGGAAAAGTCCAAGACCGTGACCTGCAAGGGCCACACCACGGACATCACCAAGCAGCTGGAGCGCGCCCGCAAGAACCAGACCCTGACCACTCCCAACTGCACCCTGGCCAACCAGATGTGCGTGCAGCTGGAGCGCATCGTCAAGGAGGAGGGTGTCGCCAACCGCTTTGCCCGGCATGCCGAGATGCGGGGCATGGTCGAGGCGTGGGTGTCCAGACTTGACGGGTTTGAGATGTTCGCGCCCAAGGGCTATCGCTCGCCCACGGTGTCTGCCGTGCTCTGTCCGGCAGGGGTGACCACGGGCCAGCTCAAGAAGGGCGTCAAGGAGTCTTTGCGCGGGCAGGGGTATCTGATGGATCCCGGCTACGGCAAGCTCAACGCCGCCCTTGAGGCCGAGGGCCGCCGTCTGGTCATCCGGGTAGGCCACATGGGCGACATCACGCCCGACATGCTCGCCGAATACCTCGGCAAGCTCGAAGCCGAACTGAAGAAACTTCAATAA
- a CDS encoding proline--tRNA ligase has product MRLSRYYIPTLKEDPADAEVVSHKLLMRAGMIRKLTSGIYNYLPLGLRSINKVARIVREEMDRAGAMEVSMPMVQPADLWQETGRWDYYGKELLRLKDRHGRDYCLGPTHEEVITDLVRGEIKSYKQLPINLYQVQTKFRDEIRPRFGLMRGREFIMKDAYSFDRDEAGAETSYWAMFEAYKAAFSRIGLRFKPVQADSGAIGGDFSHEFMVLADTGEDTIASCKSCQFGANLEKAKVAVPQGECLCNAPCPPIEQVETPDRHTVDEVCAFLGITADTLIKTLLFVVDGNPVAALVRGDREVNDVKLRNIVGGNEIELADEALVRKLTNAPVGFAGPVGLAEGVPVYADAELCLATDWVAGANGADTHVRHLSLGRDCKIEKFADLRVIEPTDPCPECGSEIEFTKGIEVGHVFKLGLKYSKKMEATFLDENGKTQYMVMGCYGIGVSRIVASAIEQNNDEAGCCFPPSIAPFEAVLISLGGKDEAVDAKAAELYEQLRVLGVDACFDDRKERPGVKFAEADLIGYPMQLVLGGKGLASGIVEAKDRKTGEKIELPINGFAEAFTAWRKEIWCRWGLEL; this is encoded by the coding sequence ATGCGTCTTTCCCGCTATTACATCCCGACCCTCAAGGAAGACCCGGCAGACGCCGAGGTCGTGTCGCACAAGCTTCTGATGCGTGCGGGCATGATCCGCAAGCTGACCAGCGGCATCTACAACTACCTGCCGCTGGGGTTGCGCTCCATCAACAAGGTGGCCCGCATCGTGCGCGAGGAGATGGACCGGGCCGGGGCCATGGAAGTGTCCATGCCCATGGTCCAGCCCGCCGACCTGTGGCAGGAGACCGGACGCTGGGACTACTACGGCAAGGAGCTCCTGCGCCTCAAGGACCGCCATGGCCGCGACTACTGTCTCGGACCCACCCACGAGGAGGTCATCACCGACCTCGTGCGCGGCGAGATCAAGTCCTACAAGCAGCTGCCCATCAATCTCTATCAGGTCCAGACCAAGTTCCGCGACGAGATCCGACCCCGCTTCGGCCTCATGCGCGGTCGCGAATTCATCATGAAGGACGCCTACTCCTTTGACCGCGACGAGGCCGGGGCCGAGACGTCCTACTGGGCCATGTTCGAGGCGTACAAGGCCGCGTTCTCGCGCATCGGGCTTCGCTTCAAGCCGGTCCAGGCCGACTCCGGGGCCATTGGCGGCGATTTTTCCCATGAGTTCATGGTCCTGGCCGACACCGGCGAGGACACCATCGCCTCCTGCAAATCCTGCCAGTTCGGGGCCAATCTCGAAAAGGCCAAGGTGGCCGTGCCTCAGGGCGAGTGCCTGTGCAACGCCCCGTGCCCGCCCATCGAGCAGGTGGAGACGCCCGACCGGCATACCGTGGACGAGGTCTGCGCCTTTCTCGGCATCACCGCCGACACGCTCATCAAGACCCTGCTCTTTGTGGTGGACGGCAACCCCGTGGCCGCCCTGGTGCGCGGCGACCGCGAAGTCAACGATGTCAAGCTGCGCAACATCGTGGGCGGCAACGAGATCGAGCTGGCCGACGAAGCCCTGGTGCGCAAGCTCACCAACGCGCCCGTGGGCTTTGCCGGACCCGTCGGGCTGGCCGAGGGCGTGCCGGTCTACGCCGATGCCGAGCTCTGCCTCGCCACCGACTGGGTGGCCGGAGCCAACGGTGCCGACACCCATGTCCGCCACCTCTCCCTGGGCCGCGACTGCAAGATCGAGAAATTCGCCGACCTGCGCGTCATTGAACCCACCGATCCCTGCCCGGAGTGCGGCAGCGAAATCGAGTTCACCAAGGGCATCGAGGTGGGCCACGTCTTCAAGCTCGGCCTCAAGTATTCCAAGAAGATGGAAGCCACCTTCCTCGACGAGAACGGCAAGACCCAATACATGGTCATGGGCTGCTACGGCATCGGGGTCTCGCGTATCGTGGCCTCGGCCATCGAGCAGAACAACGACGAGGCAGGCTGCTGCTTCCCGCCCTCCATCGCGCCGTTCGAGGCCGTGCTCATCTCCCTGGGCGGCAAGGACGAGGCCGTGGACGCCAAGGCGGCCGAGCTCTATGAGCAGCTCCGCGTTCTTGGTGTGGACGCCTGCTTTGATGACCGCAAGGAACGTCCCGGCGTCAAGTTTGCCGAGGCCGACCTCATCGGCTACCCCATGCAGCTGGTCCTGGGCGGCAAGGGGCTGGCAAGCGGCATCGTCGAGGCCAAGGATCGCAAGACCGGCGAAAAGATCGAACTGCCCATCAACGGCTTTGCCGAGGCGTTCACCGCCTGGCGCAAGGAGATTTGGTGCCGCTGGGGGCTGGAATTGTAG
- the ispG gene encoding flavodoxin-dependent (E)-4-hydroxy-3-methylbut-2-enyl-diphosphate synthase, whose amino-acid sequence MERKQTRAVDIGGVGIGGENPVRVQSMCNTDTRDVLSTVAQITRLAEAGCEIVRLAVPDDKAAAALAAIRASSPVPLIADIHFDHRLALAALEAGMDGLRINPGNIGDESKVDIVVRAALERRVPIRIGVNGGSLEKDLLHRHGGPTPQAMVESGLRHVAMLERRGFTDIKISLKTSSVLNTIAAYRLMAERVDYPLHIGITEAGTLVRGAVKSAVGLGILLWEGIGDTLRVSLTHDPVAEIGVAYEILRALGLRQRGPEIISCPTCGRTEINLITLAEQVEEALRGVEEVFTVAVMGCVVNGPGEAREADIGIAGGRGLGIIFRRGEVVRKVRGDANLLPEFMKEIEAFLRERRS is encoded by the coding sequence ATGGAAAGAAAACAGACCAGGGCCGTGGACATCGGCGGCGTCGGCATCGGGGGCGAGAACCCGGTCCGCGTCCAGTCCATGTGCAACACCGACACCCGAGACGTCCTGAGCACGGTCGCCCAGATCACCCGCCTGGCCGAGGCCGGGTGCGAGATCGTGCGTCTGGCCGTGCCCGACGACAAGGCCGCTGCCGCCCTTGCGGCCATCCGCGCAAGTTCCCCGGTGCCGCTCATCGCGGACATCCATTTCGACCACCGGCTGGCCCTGGCCGCGCTTGAGGCGGGCATGGACGGCCTGCGCATCAATCCCGGCAACATCGGCGACGAATCCAAGGTGGACATCGTGGTCCGCGCCGCCCTGGAGCGCCGGGTGCCCATCCGCATCGGCGTCAACGGCGGCTCGCTGGAGAAAGACCTGCTGCATCGCCACGGCGGACCCACGCCCCAGGCCATGGTCGAGTCCGGCCTGCGCCATGTGGCCATGCTGGAGCGGCGCGGTTTCACGGACATCAAGATTTCGCTCAAGACCTCGTCGGTGCTGAACACCATCGCCGCCTACCGGCTCATGGCCGAGCGGGTGGATTACCCGCTGCACATCGGCATCACCGAGGCCGGAACCCTGGTGCGCGGGGCGGTCAAATCCGCCGTGGGCCTGGGCATCCTGCTGTGGGAGGGCATCGGCGACACCCTGCGCGTCTCCCTGACCCACGACCCGGTGGCCGAGATCGGCGTGGCCTACGAGATCCTGCGCGCCCTGGGCCTGCGCCAGCGCGGGCCGGAGATCATCTCCTGCCCCACCTGCGGGCGCACCGAGATCAACCTCATCACCCTGGCCGAGCAGGTGGAGGAAGCCCTGCGCGGGGTGGAGGAGGTCTTTACCGTGGCCGTCATGGGCTGCGTGGTCAACGGGCCGGGCGAGGCGCGCGAGGCGGACATCGGCATCGCGGGCGGCCGCGGCCTGGGCATCATCTTCAGAAGGGGCGAGGTCGTGCGCAAGGTCCGGGGCGATGCCAACCTGCTGCCGGAATTCATGAAGGAAATCGAAGCGTTCTTACGCGAAAGGAGATCATAA